Proteins found in one Moritella sp. Urea-trap-13 genomic segment:
- the glgC gene encoding glucose-1-phosphate adenylyltransferase, whose product MQDTLTVVLAGGMGARLSPLTDNRAKPAVPFGGKYRIIDFTLTNCLHSGLRRILVLTQYKSHSLQKHLRDGWSIFNPELGEYVTAVPPQMRKGDKWYSGTADAIYQNLWLLSRSEAKYVVVLSGDHIYRMDYAPMLQRHKENGADLTIACMEVPITEAAAFGVMAIDDSNKIVAFAEKPQQPTPLPDDPEKSLASMGIYIFTTDALIDALEQDAENPQSNHDFGKDIIPKLIDKEKVYAHKFAGSSGRVTKDAYWRDVGTIDSLYQANMDLLKHVSPIDLYQRDWAVRTYERQLPPARTTSSETGNEGIFINSLISNGVLITGGSVQNSVLSANVKINDAATVSASILFDNVEVGEYCQLKNCIIDKHVKIPPRTNIGINAAEDAARFTISERGIVVVPTCYQFE is encoded by the coding sequence ATGCAAGATACATTAACGGTAGTACTCGCTGGTGGAATGGGCGCGCGCCTTTCACCATTAACAGATAACAGAGCAAAACCAGCGGTTCCTTTCGGTGGCAAATACCGCATTATCGACTTTACCTTAACCAACTGCCTTCATTCTGGGTTAAGACGCATTCTGGTACTGACTCAATACAAATCCCACTCACTGCAAAAACACCTACGCGACGGTTGGTCTATCTTTAACCCTGAGCTCGGTGAATACGTTACTGCTGTACCACCACAAATGCGCAAGGGAGACAAATGGTATAGCGGCACTGCTGATGCTATTTATCAAAACTTATGGCTGTTATCACGCAGTGAAGCTAAATATGTGGTCGTGCTGTCGGGAGATCATATCTACCGAATGGATTACGCACCGATGCTGCAACGCCATAAAGAAAATGGCGCAGACTTAACGATCGCGTGCATGGAAGTACCCATTACCGAAGCTGCTGCCTTTGGCGTGATGGCGATAGATGACAGTAACAAGATCGTTGCCTTTGCAGAAAAACCTCAGCAGCCGACCCCGCTACCCGATGATCCAGAAAAAAGCCTCGCATCTATGGGTATCTATATTTTCACCACAGATGCGTTAATCGACGCTCTAGAGCAAGACGCTGAAAACCCACAATCAAACCATGATTTTGGCAAAGATATTATTCCCAAACTGATTGATAAAGAGAAAGTATACGCCCACAAATTTGCAGGCAGTTCTGGCCGTGTGACTAAAGATGCTTACTGGCGTGATGTGGGCACGATTGATTCTTTATATCAGGCCAATATGGATCTGTTAAAGCATGTATCACCAATCGATTTATACCAGCGAGACTGGGCCGTCAGAACGTACGAACGTCAATTACCACCAGCAAGAACGACATCTTCAGAAACCGGTAATGAAGGGATTTTTATTAACTCGTTAATTTCAAATGGTGTATTAATTACCGGTGGTTCGGTACAGAACTCGGTGCTTTCAGCCAATGTTAAAATCAATGATGCAGCGACGGTGTCCGCCAGTATTTTGTTTGATAATGTCGAAGTAGGTGAATATTGCCAATTGAAGAATTGTATTATCGACAAGCACGTTAAAATTCCGCCAAGAACCAACATCGGTATTAATGCAGCAGAAGACGCAGCGCGGTTTACGATTTCAGAACGTGGTATCGTCGTCGTCCCTACTTGTTATCAGTTCGAGTAA
- a CDS encoding YnfA family protein encodes MFELKTISLFIITAIAEIVGCYLPYLWLKQDKSILLLIPAAASLALFAWLLSLHPEAAGRVYAAYGGVYIFVAILWLWGVDGIKPTMWDMIGASVALVGMAIIMFAPRT; translated from the coding sequence ATGTTTGAACTAAAGACTATCTCACTATTTATCATTACAGCTATTGCTGAAATAGTTGGCTGTTATTTACCTTATCTTTGGCTCAAGCAAGATAAGAGTATATTGCTGCTAATCCCAGCGGCAGCAAGCCTTGCGCTATTTGCATGGTTGCTGTCACTCCACCCTGAAGCTGCAGGTCGTGTTTATGCAGCATATGGTGGTGTCTACATTTTCGTAGCAATATTATGGCTTTGGGGAGTCGATGGTATTAAACCGACTATGTGGGATATGATTGGCGCTTCAGTTGCGCTTGTTGGTATGGCCATTATTATGTTCGCGCCGAGAACCTAG
- a CDS encoding iron-containing alcohol dehydrogenase, with translation MKFNQFTANWHYPTAIRAGIGRIEDLPATCQELGITSPLLITDPGLADLPMVQAALSNCQQFGLKCAIFSQIKGNPTGDNVSDGVRVFKRGEHDGVIAFGGGSALDAGKAVALMVGQDRPIWDFEDVGDNWLNVNTAGMVPVVAVPTTSGTGSEVGRASVITDHENHMKRIIFHPNMLPDIVILDPQLSVGLPATLTAATGMDALSHALEAYCTNGYHPMAEGIALEAIRLVKDYLPRAVQDGHDLEARAQMMTASTMGSTAFQRGLGGMHALAHPIGALYDSHHGLLNAILMPYVLKANRDAIETKLSRLSRYLELEGSDFDSFLDWILTLRKQLDIPHSLGEIGIDSDRMIEIGIMAEQDPSAGGNPIMLNAQQYADIFLSAVHGDL, from the coding sequence ATGAAATTCAATCAATTCACTGCTAATTGGCATTATCCCACAGCTATACGTGCTGGTATCGGCCGCATTGAAGATCTTCCCGCCACTTGCCAAGAGCTGGGTATTACATCGCCACTGCTCATCACCGATCCTGGTCTTGCTGACTTGCCTATGGTGCAAGCTGCGTTATCGAACTGCCAACAATTTGGTTTAAAGTGTGCTATTTTTTCGCAGATTAAAGGTAATCCAACAGGTGATAACGTCAGTGATGGGGTACGTGTATTTAAGCGCGGTGAACATGATGGTGTTATCGCATTTGGCGGTGGTTCTGCATTGGATGCCGGTAAAGCAGTTGCCTTGATGGTCGGGCAAGATCGGCCTATTTGGGATTTTGAAGATGTCGGTGATAACTGGCTAAACGTAAATACGGCGGGAATGGTTCCCGTTGTCGCTGTGCCAACTACATCTGGTACAGGTTCAGAAGTAGGGCGCGCCTCGGTGATCACTGATCATGAAAATCACATGAAGCGTATTATTTTCCATCCTAATATGTTGCCTGATATTGTCATTTTAGATCCACAACTGAGCGTCGGTTTACCCGCTACATTAACTGCTGCAACCGGTATGGATGCATTGTCCCACGCCTTAGAAGCTTATTGCACCAATGGTTATCACCCGATGGCAGAAGGTATTGCCCTGGAAGCCATTCGTTTGGTTAAAGACTATCTACCACGTGCAGTGCAAGATGGTCATGACCTTGAAGCCAGAGCGCAAATGATGACGGCGTCAACGATGGGCTCAACTGCTTTTCAACGCGGGCTTGGCGGGATGCATGCGCTTGCTCATCCTATCGGTGCTCTTTACGATAGCCATCATGGTCTATTAAATGCGATTTTAATGCCGTACGTGCTAAAAGCGAATCGGGATGCGATTGAGACAAAGTTGAGTCGTTTAAGTCGCTATTTAGAATTAGAAGGTAGCGACTTTGATAGCTTTTTAGATTGGATATTAACGCTGCGTAAACAACTCGATATTCCGCACTCTCTTGGTGAAATTGGCATTGATTCTGATCGCATGATTGAAATAGGCATTATGGCCGAGCAAGATCCCTCTGCAGGCGGTAATCCGATAATGCTTAATGCGCAGCAATATGCTGATATTTTCTTATCTGCGGTACATGGCGATTTGTAA
- a CDS encoding electron transfer flavoprotein subunit alpha/FixB family protein: MAILIVAEHDNHTIQAATLSVLTAATEIAAHTSNSELHLLIIGHNCQPVVDIAQGIPGLSQILVADHQIYQYPLAENIAPLIVSLVQDHEHREEGGNSRYTHIITSAGTTGKDYQPRVAALLDVAQISDIISVESADTFKRPIYAGNAIATVQSSDLTQVITVRSSAFVAVSLSDLSLSNSNQVPVVELAAQADSGKSEFINAELTQSSRPELTTAKVVIAGGRGMQNADNFMLLDTLADQLNAAVGASRAAVDAGFVANDLQIGQTGKIVAPDLYIAVGISGAIQHIAGITGSKVIVAINSDPDAPIFDVADYGLVADLFDVLPALTTILKAKE, translated from the coding sequence ATGGCGATATTGATAGTAGCTGAGCATGATAACCATACTATTCAGGCCGCGACGTTAAGTGTATTAACCGCAGCAACAGAGATTGCGGCGCATACCAGTAACAGTGAATTACACTTGCTTATCATTGGCCACAACTGTCAACCTGTCGTGGACATAGCGCAGGGTATACCCGGCTTGAGTCAAATATTGGTTGCCGATCATCAAATATATCAATATCCCTTAGCAGAGAACATTGCCCCGTTAATTGTGTCGCTAGTTCAAGATCATGAACACAGAGAAGAGGGTGGTAATAGCAGGTATACTCACATTATTACCTCTGCAGGTACCACAGGTAAAGACTATCAACCTCGTGTTGCAGCCTTACTCGATGTCGCGCAGATCTCAGATATCATCAGCGTAGAATCAGCGGATACTTTTAAACGACCTATCTATGCAGGTAATGCGATTGCCACGGTGCAATCTAGCGATTTAACCCAAGTTATCACTGTACGTAGCAGTGCATTTGTCGCGGTTTCGTTAAGCGATTTGTCGTTAAGTAATAGCAATCAAGTGCCAGTTGTTGAATTAGCTGCGCAAGCGGACAGTGGCAAGTCTGAATTTATTAACGCGGAACTTACTCAATCATCACGTCCAGAATTAACCACTGCGAAGGTGGTGATTGCTGGCGGACGGGGGATGCAAAATGCAGACAATTTTATGTTGTTAGATACCTTGGCCGATCAACTTAATGCGGCGGTGGGTGCCAGCCGTGCTGCCGTCGATGCTGGTTTTGTGGCGAATGATTTACAAATAGGGCAAACAGGAAAAATTGTTGCACCCGATCTGTATATTGCGGTTGGTATATCAGGTGCAATCCAACACATTGCCGGGATCACTGGCAGCAAGGTTATTGTTGCTATTAATAGTGACCCTGACGCGCCCATATTCGATGTTGCAGACTATGGGCTAGTGGCAGACTTGTTTGACGTTCTGCCTGCGTTGACCACGATATTGAAAGCCAAAGAGTAG
- a CDS encoding uracil-DNA glycosylase family protein: MKNSILDTIVSDVRKCTLCEAELPLGARPVLQVDEQAKILIAGQAPGIRVHESGVPFTDPSGDRLRQWMGIDNDTFYDASKIAILPMGFCYPGTGKSGDLPPRPECAKAWRSEILAAMPNIELILVIGIYAQKWHMSEVKQKNLTETVRNWRDYWPELLPLPHPSPRNNIWLKKNPWFEQEVIPHLQQRVALLVDG, translated from the coding sequence ATGAAAAACAGTATTCTCGATACAATTGTTTCCGATGTTCGAAAATGCACCTTGTGTGAGGCTGAGCTTCCACTGGGAGCCAGACCTGTATTGCAAGTCGATGAGCAAGCTAAAATATTAATTGCAGGCCAAGCGCCTGGTATTCGAGTGCATGAATCCGGGGTACCATTTACCGACCCAAGTGGAGATCGTTTACGCCAATGGATGGGTATTGATAACGACACGTTTTATGATGCCAGTAAAATAGCTATTTTACCTATGGGGTTTTGTTATCCGGGAACGGGTAAGTCGGGCGATCTGCCACCCAGACCTGAATGTGCTAAAGCATGGAGAAGCGAAATATTAGCAGCAATGCCGAATATTGAGCTGATATTGGTTATTGGTATTTATGCGCAAAAATGGCATATGAGTGAGGTAAAACAGAAAAACCTTACCGAGACTGTGAGGAATTGGCGTGACTACTGGCCAGAGTTATTACCCTTACCGCATCCAAGCCCACGTAATAACATTTGGCTGAAGAAGAACCCTTGGTTTGAGCAAGAGGTGATCCCGCATTTACAACAACGAGTGGCGCTGTTAGTTGACGGTTAG
- a CDS encoding electron transfer flavoprotein subunit beta/FixA family protein, which yields MKILVAVKRVVDHKVNVRVKADETGIETSNVKMAINPFCEIAIEQAVRFKEQGSADEVVLVCIGPKDAEVQLRAGLALGADRAILVRVDEDVQSLDVAKLLHKVVQEQLPDLVLLGKQAIDTDNNQTGQMLAALTGMPQGTFASDIVFTVPNKIKVTREVDGGLVTLALSLPAVVTVDLRLNTPRYASLPNIMKAKRKVITITYPEDIGVSLSPRLTTLKIESPPVRQAGIKVADVAELVDKLQQARVI from the coding sequence ATGAAGATATTGGTCGCGGTGAAGCGGGTTGTCGATCATAAGGTCAACGTCAGGGTCAAGGCTGATGAAACCGGCATTGAAACCAGCAATGTAAAAATGGCGATCAATCCATTCTGCGAGATCGCGATTGAACAAGCGGTACGTTTTAAAGAGCAAGGCTCTGCCGATGAAGTTGTCTTGGTTTGTATTGGCCCCAAAGACGCTGAAGTGCAATTGCGGGCTGGGTTGGCCTTAGGCGCTGATCGGGCTATCTTGGTCAGAGTCGACGAAGACGTTCAATCCCTTGATGTGGCCAAATTACTGCATAAGGTCGTGCAAGAACAATTGCCCGATCTAGTACTACTGGGTAAACAAGCCATTGATACCGACAACAACCAAACAGGACAAATGTTAGCGGCGCTCACCGGTATGCCGCAAGGTACTTTTGCCTCAGATATCGTTTTCACCGTGCCAAATAAAATTAAAGTAACCCGCGAAGTCGACGGGGGCTTGGTCACATTAGCTTTAAGTTTACCCGCGGTTGTTACTGTCGATTTACGCTTAAATACCCCTCGTTATGCCTCACTGCCTAATATCATGAAAGCGAAACGTAAAGTTATCACCATTACATACCCTGAAGATATCGGGGTGAGCTTATCACCACGATTAACGACGCTTAAAATCGAATCCCCACCAGTACGCCAAGCTGGGATTAAAGTGGCTGATGTCGCTGAACTGGTGGATAAACTGCAACAGGCAAGGGTGATTTAA
- a CDS encoding LysR family transcriptional regulator, producing the protein MPFFQTCRLANPMNSLHLKALLLAIETGSISAAARKLGKKQPQVSQWISDLEIDLGVSFFNRSGNKSTLSLEGERLLPYLTHTLSQLDRFVQSAEMIAQDEPTVLTIGIENYVPDLAFIEPLSLILDLPSLSIEVYRDEKQQLTQALITGDVDIIITHESDTLHHQQFEYCRLGHYQDVLACAQTHPLASLPIVNTSDLSQYRELILGESNNQLQSDEKNDGFSPSYAMFSDIQPLITLLKHNKGFAFLPADYISNDITNKQLTTLACDFEPAGIIRRIELCWHNGLTLSTQGSQVISAFKDNHQLS; encoded by the coding sequence ATGCCCTTCTTTCAAACATGCCGATTAGCCAACCCTATGAATTCACTACACCTTAAAGCATTATTACTGGCCATTGAAACAGGCTCTATTTCTGCCGCCGCACGTAAGCTAGGTAAGAAGCAACCTCAAGTAAGTCAATGGATCTCCGATCTTGAAATAGATCTGGGCGTGAGCTTTTTTAATCGTAGCGGAAATAAGTCGACATTAAGTCTAGAGGGTGAACGTTTACTGCCCTATCTCACGCATACACTTAGTCAACTAGATAGGTTCGTGCAAAGTGCCGAGATGATTGCACAAGATGAGCCGACGGTGCTTACGATAGGTATCGAAAATTACGTGCCTGATTTAGCTTTTATCGAGCCACTCTCACTAATATTAGACTTGCCCAGTTTAAGTATTGAAGTGTATCGAGATGAAAAACAACAACTAACACAGGCGTTAATCACGGGAGATGTCGATATTATCATTACCCATGAGTCTGATACCCTGCACCACCAGCAGTTTGAATATTGTCGCTTAGGCCATTACCAAGACGTACTTGCCTGTGCTCAGACACATCCGCTCGCATCATTGCCAATAGTAAACACGAGTGATCTGAGCCAATATCGAGAACTCATTTTAGGCGAATCGAATAACCAACTACAGAGCGATGAAAAAAATGATGGTTTTAGCCCCAGTTATGCGATGTTTTCAGATATCCAGCCACTTATTACGTTGTTGAAACATAACAAAGGGTTTGCATTTTTACCCGCTGATTATATCAGTAACGACATTACCAATAAGCAACTGACTACTTTAGCTTGTGACTTTGAACCAGCAGGGATTATCCGTCGTATCGAGTTATGCTGGCACAATGGCTTAACCTTATCAACGCAAGGCAGCCAGGTTATCTCTGCCTTTAAAGACAATCACCAACTAAGCTAA
- a CDS encoding aldehyde dehydrogenase family protein, translating into MTNESKKQRQLQQTRSPIDNSVYVERALASSAEINNTLARAATAQANWHKVALQERVAICHKMVDAFVANEDEIANELCWMMGRPIQYARGEVAGLAERARYMIDVAETALAPIQLPEKTGFQRYIKRESLGSAFVIAPWNYPYLTAINAIIPAIMAGNSVVLKHSSQTPLCAEQLFNAFQKAGLPDGVFQYLHLSHENTEMVIKDSRIDYVAFTGSVAGGAMVERAASGRFIGVGLELGGKDPAYVRGDADIDNAVATCIDGAFFNSGQSCCGIERIYVDSRVFDDFVRKSVDLVNGYQLGRPYVPNTTLGPMVKASAADFVRSQVQDAIAKGATAHINADDFPMNEVGTAYLAPQLLTNVNHQMRVMTEESFGPVIGIMKVENDEEAIALMNDSEFGLTAAVFTQDIDTAIAIGEQLETGTFFVNSCDYLDPALAWTGVKNSGRGCTLSALGYESLTRPKSFHIKL; encoded by the coding sequence ATGACAAATGAAAGTAAAAAGCAAAGGCAATTACAACAAACACGTTCACCTATTGATAATTCTGTTTACGTTGAACGTGCTCTAGCCAGTAGTGCAGAGATTAATAATACCTTAGCTAGAGCAGCAACAGCGCAAGCTAATTGGCATAAGGTCGCTCTGCAAGAACGCGTTGCGATCTGCCATAAAATGGTCGATGCCTTTGTTGCTAATGAAGATGAAATTGCCAATGAATTATGCTGGATGATGGGGCGTCCGATTCAATACGCTCGAGGTGAAGTTGCAGGCTTAGCAGAACGTGCTCGTTACATGATTGATGTAGCAGAAACTGCGTTAGCGCCAATTCAATTACCAGAAAAAACAGGTTTTCAACGTTATATTAAGCGTGAATCCTTAGGCTCTGCCTTTGTCATAGCGCCGTGGAACTATCCTTACCTCACTGCTATTAATGCCATCATACCTGCCATTATGGCGGGCAATAGTGTGGTATTAAAACATTCTTCGCAGACGCCATTGTGCGCGGAGCAATTATTCAATGCCTTTCAGAAAGCGGGTTTACCAGATGGGGTATTTCAATATTTACACCTTAGTCATGAAAACACAGAAATGGTGATAAAAGATAGCCGTATTGATTATGTGGCTTTCACTGGCTCTGTTGCTGGTGGTGCTATGGTTGAAAGGGCGGCTAGCGGCCGTTTCATTGGCGTAGGTTTGGAACTCGGCGGTAAGGATCCGGCTTATGTCCGCGGTGATGCCGATATTGATAATGCCGTGGCAACCTGCATCGATGGTGCATTTTTCAATTCAGGCCAATCTTGTTGTGGTATCGAACGTATCTATGTAGATAGCCGCGTTTTCGACGATTTTGTGCGTAAGTCTGTCGATCTCGTTAACGGCTATCAGCTTGGTCGACCCTATGTTCCAAACACCACATTAGGGCCGATGGTGAAAGCGTCAGCGGCTGACTTTGTGCGTTCGCAAGTACAGGATGCCATAGCTAAAGGAGCTACTGCGCATATAAATGCTGATGACTTTCCAATGAATGAAGTTGGTACCGCTTATCTAGCACCGCAGCTGTTAACTAATGTTAACCACCAAATGCGGGTGATGACGGAAGAAAGTTTTGGCCCTGTCATTGGCATCATGAAAGTCGAGAATGATGAAGAGGCCATCGCGTTAATGAATGATTCTGAGTTCGGCCTTACCGCAGCGGTATTTACCCAAGATATCGACACCGCTATTGCGATTGGTGAGCAGCTAGAAACAGGTACGTTTTTTGTTAATAGCTGTGACTACCTCGACCCTGCATTGGCGTGGACAGGGGTTAAAAATTCGGGTCGAGGTTGCACCTTATCCGCTTTAGGCTATGAGTCGCTCACTCGTCCTAAATCATTCCACATTAAATTGTAG
- a CDS encoding amidohydrolase has product MSPIVSAKPELEKEADMILTNAKIYGHDKANTIAIRDGNIVFIGKRKASTAYRAKGTEIVDLEQAYVMPGFIDNHNHVFEAASEAGGNCELDMDASLEEQIPYLKTCRENAKPKGWVMGYGFSLDAILTDDNRYTPLEVIDRIFPDQPVVLMEQTSHSMWVNSVALKLANITKDSPEPQGGKILKDKITGELNGIVFDNAGDIMMEMAWNSLENQFDQSYDGLMLGLEEAGAHGITTIGDGRLYWKRGWYEVWKEAERKGDLTSRISLRPWIYPTDSMPPQLAFLKTIQSSDKSALLLVDQVKMYSDGIIINGTAKTLAPYLETYIPDEPNGINYIAPKQMKTWLSSLDKIGYSAHIHAIGDGAIRESLNAVEYARSQGSEKPYTLTHVEMVNPQDVARFAKLDVTADFQVGSDYVAQHDHQWAEPFLGKERTHSLMNLKSIFDTGANVTLSSDWNVNDINPLVGIANSLKMGKTGLPDVYAAIDAYTINAADSLGISDITGSITVGKSADFAILDRDITRLSKNSIAKTEILMTVLQGDIVFDSEE; this is encoded by the coding sequence ATGAGTCCCATAGTTTCGGCTAAACCAGAGCTTGAAAAAGAAGCCGATATGATTTTAACCAATGCCAAAATATACGGCCACGATAAAGCCAATACCATAGCAATACGTGATGGTAATATTGTTTTTATCGGTAAGAGAAAAGCATCTACAGCATATCGCGCGAAAGGCACTGAAATTGTCGACCTTGAACAAGCGTATGTGATGCCAGGGTTTATCGATAACCATAATCATGTGTTTGAAGCAGCCTCGGAAGCGGGTGGTAATTGCGAACTGGACATGGACGCATCCCTTGAAGAGCAAATCCCTTACTTAAAAACCTGTCGTGAAAATGCCAAACCGAAAGGTTGGGTAATGGGTTATGGCTTTTCGTTAGATGCGATTTTAACGGATGATAATCGTTATACACCGCTTGAAGTTATTGACCGAATTTTCCCCGACCAGCCTGTTGTGCTTATGGAACAAACCTCACATTCTATGTGGGTCAACTCTGTCGCGTTAAAGTTAGCTAACATAACGAAAGATTCTCCTGAACCACAAGGCGGTAAGATCCTGAAAGACAAAATAACGGGTGAACTTAACGGTATTGTGTTTGATAACGCTGGAGACATCATGATGGAGATGGCGTGGAACAGTTTAGAGAATCAATTTGACCAAAGCTATGACGGGTTGATGCTTGGTCTTGAAGAAGCGGGTGCACACGGTATTACCACTATTGGCGATGGGCGACTTTATTGGAAACGCGGTTGGTATGAAGTATGGAAAGAAGCTGAGAGAAAAGGGGATTTAACCTCGCGCATTTCCCTACGTCCATGGATTTACCCGACAGATTCAATGCCACCGCAATTGGCATTTTTAAAGACCATACAATCAAGTGATAAATCGGCTTTGTTGCTCGTTGATCAAGTTAAGATGTACAGTGATGGCATCATTATTAATGGTACCGCAAAAACACTGGCACCTTATTTAGAGACATACATACCCGACGAACCCAATGGCATTAATTATATTGCCCCAAAACAGATGAAAACATGGTTAAGTTCGTTGGATAAAATAGGTTACAGCGCTCATATCCATGCTATTGGTGATGGTGCTATCCGCGAATCATTAAATGCGGTTGAGTATGCGCGCAGCCAAGGTTCTGAAAAACCTTATACGCTAACGCATGTTGAAATGGTCAATCCCCAAGACGTGGCGCGTTTTGCTAAGTTAGATGTGACTGCCGATTTTCAAGTTGGTTCTGATTATGTCGCGCAGCATGACCATCAGTGGGCTGAACCTTTCTTAGGTAAAGAACGTACTCATTCATTAATGAACTTGAAGTCGATCTTCGATACTGGTGCCAATGTAACGTTAAGTAGTGATTGGAATGTAAATGACATCAATCCATTAGTGGGCATTGCGAACAGCTTGAAAATGGGTAAAACAGGTTTACCTGATGTGTATGCGGCGATAGATGCGTATACCATTAATGCCGCAGATAGCCTTGGCATCAGTGACATTACGGGGTCTATTACAGTGGGTAAGTCAGCAGACTTCGCTATTTTAGACCGAGATATTACTCGTCTTTCTAAAAACTCCATCGCAAAAACTGAAATTTTGATGACAGTACTGCAAGGTGATATCGTATTCGATTCAGAAGAATAA
- a CDS encoding GMP synthase, whose product MKLGILQCDDVRASLHADFGNYAAMFETLFQHVDSALELHFYRVIDGQFPQHVDECDAYICSGSKWSVNDDDLWIRQLEDFTRLLYDAKKGLVGICFGHQIIAKALGGQVEKSPRGWGVGIAHADVLVEHSWMQPKQDNIALVVCHQDQVCKLPVGAQVLLSNDFCRYSMFQVDEHFLGLQGHPEFTSKYSAALMEQRRDIIPAETINIAMDSLGSSYSYQADYKLIAKWMLTFLRQTMVTRFSART is encoded by the coding sequence ATGAAACTCGGTATTCTGCAATGTGATGATGTACGGGCTAGCTTACACGCTGATTTTGGTAATTACGCCGCTATGTTTGAGACGTTATTCCAGCATGTGGATAGCGCATTAGAACTTCATTTTTATCGGGTGATTGATGGTCAGTTTCCACAACATGTGGATGAATGTGATGCTTATATTTGCAGTGGCAGTAAATGGAGTGTTAATGATGATGACCTTTGGATCCGCCAGTTGGAAGATTTTACGCGTCTACTCTACGATGCAAAGAAGGGCTTGGTCGGTATTTGTTTTGGTCATCAAATTATTGCGAAAGCGTTGGGCGGACAAGTGGAGAAAAGTCCCCGCGGGTGGGGCGTCGGTATTGCGCATGCTGATGTGCTTGTCGAGCACAGTTGGATGCAGCCAAAGCAAGATAATATTGCGCTGGTGGTTTGCCACCAAGACCAAGTCTGTAAATTACCCGTTGGCGCTCAAGTATTGCTGAGTAATGATTTCTGCCGTTATAGCATGTTCCAAGTGGATGAACACTTTCTTGGCTTGCAAGGACACCCTGAGTTTACTTCCAAATATTCCGCAGCGCTAATGGAGCAGCGCCGCGATATTATTCCTGCTGAAACGATCAACATTGCGATGGACTCGCTTGGATCTTCATATAGTTATCAGGCAGATTATAAGCTCATCGCCAAATGGATGTTGACGTTTTTAAGGCAAACTATGGTTACTAGGTTCTCGGCGCGAACATAA